Proteins co-encoded in one Leptospira levettii genomic window:
- a CDS encoding succinate dehydrogenase cytochrome b subunit produces MTLSLDFFRSSIGKKIIMAITGFIWFGFVILHMVGNLQVFQGPEKLNTYAKFLKDLGPLLWVARIGLIVAFFGHVCTAILLKLENSSARPVSYAKNTTIQASFASRTMAYSGLLLLTFLVYHLAHFTLGYTNPDHYTHEYILKNGDVVHDVYAMVILGFQDPTIAISYIVFMVFLALHFSHALGSMLQTLGILAPKHNPTIQKISTGLGLLVLIGNCSMPISILLGYVR; encoded by the coding sequence ATGACGTTGAGTCTAGACTTCTTTCGATCCTCAATTGGAAAGAAGATCATAATGGCCATTACCGGATTTATCTGGTTTGGATTCGTGATCCTTCACATGGTCGGAAACCTACAAGTTTTCCAAGGACCAGAAAAATTAAACACCTACGCAAAGTTTCTCAAAGATTTAGGACCCCTTCTTTGGGTAGCACGGATTGGACTCATCGTGGCTTTTTTTGGACACGTATGCACTGCCATTCTCCTGAAGCTTGAAAACAGTTCTGCGAGACCAGTTTCTTACGCAAAGAATACAACCATTCAAGCATCGTTTGCATCGCGAACTATGGCATACAGTGGATTATTACTTTTAACCTTTCTTGTTTACCATTTAGCTCACTTTACATTGGGTTATACTAACCCTGACCACTACACTCACGAATACATTCTGAAGAATGGTGATGTAGTGCATGATGTTTATGCAATGGTAATCCTTGGATTCCAAGACCCAACAATCGCCATTAGTTACATTGTTTTTATGGTTTTCCTTGCATTACATTTTTCACATGCATTGGGTTCAATGTTACAAACATTAGGGATCCTCGCACCAAAACACAATCCCACAATTCAAAAAATTTCCACAGGACTTGGACTTCTTGTTTTGATTGGAAATTGTTCCATGCCCATCTCGATTTTACTCGGGTATGTTCGCTAA
- a CDS encoding bifunctional SulP family inorganic anion transporter/carbonic anhydrase produces the protein MFSHLKQDIPSGLVVFLVALPLCLGVALACGAPLLSGVISGIVGGIVVGFLSHSRTSVSGPAAGLVTLVLAATSALGDYQTFLLSVFLAGFIQIGLGILRLGFIANYVPSNVIQGLLASIGIILILKQIPHSVGFDINPEEDFIFFQRDGENTFSELLNIHKYFSWGAVIISSISLLLMFVYDQLRWKVLRYIPSPILVILAGILLNQIFKNFLPEFYLSEKHLVTIPNVNRWESIFMFPNFSMIGHTEVWYFAFTIAAFATLETLLNLDAVERIDPHKRLSSPNRELFAQGVGNSLSGLIGGLPITSVIVRSSVNIYAGAESKLSTMVHGVFLAMSILFLSSSLNLIPLCSLAVVLVVTGFKLTNLSVYKSLYKKGLYQFLPFITTILAIIFTDLLTGVLIGLCISFIFILKNNYKNPFSVETENLNIGETIRIELPNQVSFLNKASIKDTLWSLPDHAKLIVDASNCNFIDHDILEVLEEFKSVVALEKNIQLNLVGVKDHYELNDQVQFVNILDKEAQQKLTPDEILEFLKRGNERFVKGKWSEKYFKHQVNATAFGQNPIAVVLSCIDSRTSPEIIFDAGLGDIISIRIAGNIVNQEILGSLELSCAKIGTKLIVVLGHSNCGAVSSAIYALKDGNIASITNKIEKAIGTSDPITKQSNPGNEHIFNHVVKTNVLNSIDEILDSSEFLKQKVDAGEYKIVPAFYDTSSGEVQFFHTVQTSPKRD, from the coding sequence ATGTTTTCCCATTTAAAACAAGACATTCCTTCTGGACTCGTTGTATTTTTAGTAGCTCTTCCTCTTTGTTTAGGAGTCGCACTTGCTTGTGGTGCACCTTTATTATCAGGAGTAATTTCAGGAATCGTTGGTGGAATCGTAGTTGGTTTCCTAAGTCACTCCCGTACAAGCGTAAGTGGTCCGGCTGCAGGCCTAGTCACGTTAGTCCTCGCCGCAACTTCTGCATTAGGTGACTACCAAACATTTTTATTATCCGTATTTTTGGCAGGTTTCATCCAAATAGGACTTGGTATTTTAAGGCTTGGGTTTATCGCAAACTACGTACCATCCAATGTGATCCAAGGATTACTCGCATCTATTGGGATCATCCTGATATTAAAACAAATACCACACTCGGTTGGATTTGATATCAATCCAGAAGAAGATTTTATCTTTTTCCAAAGGGATGGAGAAAATACATTTTCAGAATTATTAAACATTCACAAATATTTTTCGTGGGGAGCAGTGATCATATCATCTATCTCTTTGTTACTAATGTTTGTTTATGATCAATTAAGATGGAAGGTGCTTCGTTATATTCCCTCTCCCATTTTAGTGATTCTTGCCGGAATTTTGTTGAACCAAATTTTTAAGAATTTTTTACCAGAGTTCTATCTTTCAGAAAAACATTTAGTAACAATTCCCAATGTGAATCGCTGGGAAAGTATTTTTATGTTTCCCAATTTTTCGATGATTGGACATACGGAAGTTTGGTATTTTGCATTTACAATTGCTGCCTTTGCCACATTGGAAACATTACTGAACTTAGATGCTGTGGAACGTATTGACCCACACAAACGACTTTCGTCACCTAATAGAGAACTATTTGCACAAGGAGTGGGCAATAGTTTGTCAGGGCTCATTGGTGGACTTCCCATCACCTCTGTTATTGTCAGAAGTTCTGTGAATATTTATGCAGGAGCAGAATCAAAACTATCCACAATGGTTCACGGGGTATTCCTTGCCATGAGCATTCTTTTTTTAAGTTCATCTTTGAATTTGATTCCACTTTGTTCTTTAGCAGTTGTTCTTGTTGTGACTGGTTTTAAACTCACAAATTTATCTGTGTATAAATCATTGTATAAAAAGGGACTATACCAATTTTTACCTTTTATAACAACCATTCTTGCAATCATCTTTACTGACTTATTAACAGGTGTGCTCATTGGACTTTGTATTAGTTTCATTTTTATCTTAAAAAATAATTATAAAAATCCTTTTTCTGTTGAAACAGAAAACTTAAATATCGGAGAAACAATCAGGATCGAATTACCCAACCAGGTTTCCTTTTTAAACAAAGCCTCCATCAAAGACACTCTTTGGTCACTACCGGACCACGCAAAACTCATTGTTGATGCCTCCAATTGTAATTTTATTGACCACGATATTCTAGAAGTGTTAGAGGAATTCAAATCAGTCGTTGCTTTAGAAAAGAACATCCAACTGAATTTAGTTGGTGTTAAAGATCATTATGAACTCAATGATCAAGTACAATTTGTAAACATCTTGGACAAAGAAGCACAACAAAAGTTAACTCCAGATGAAATTCTTGAATTCCTTAAACGGGGAAACGAACGATTTGTAAAAGGCAAATGGTCTGAAAAATATTTTAAACACCAAGTAAACGCAACAGCCTTTGGCCAAAATCCAATTGCAGTTGTTCTTTCCTGCATTGATTCAAGAACAAGTCCAGAAATTATCTTTGATGCAGGACTCGGTGATATCATTTCCATTCGGATTGCAGGAAATATCGTGAACCAAGAGATCCTCGGAAGTTTAGAGTTGTCCTGTGCAAAAATTGGGACCAAACTCATCGTCGTACTTGGACATTCAAACTGTGGGGCTGTTTCCAGTGCGATTTATGCATTAAAAGATGGCAACATCGCGAGTATCACAAACAAAATTGAAAAAGCCATTGGAACCTCAGATCCAATCACAAAACAATCAAATCCAGGAAATGAACATATTTTTAATCATGTAGTAAAAACCAATGTGTTAAATTCAATTGATGAAATTTTAGATTCGAGTGAATTTTTGAAACAAAAGGTAGATGCAGGTGAATATAAAATTGTGCCTGCTTTTTATGATACATCTTCCGGCGAAGTTCAGTTTTTTCATACAGTTCAAACTTCACCGAAACGTGATTAA
- a CDS encoding DoxX family membrane protein, which translates to MKVLYTIVRLLLGALFLFSSVVVLFNLVQQPEVTGNIKIFNDGMKATGYLLTLIKVTELVCALAFLSGRFVPLASVVIAPVVINIFLVHLMIAQDGLPVGIFVVIANAFLAYYNRSAYKPLFVPVHKV; encoded by the coding sequence ATGAAAGTTTTGTATACAATCGTTCGTCTTTTGTTAGGCGCCTTGTTTTTATTTTCATCTGTTGTTGTATTATTCAATTTAGTACAACAACCTGAAGTGACTGGTAATATTAAGATATTCAATGATGGAATGAAGGCCACTGGTTATTTATTAACATTGATTAAAGTAACAGAACTAGTTTGTGCACTTGCTTTTTTATCTGGAAGGTTTGTTCCTTTGGCTTCGGTTGTGATAGCACCAGTGGTTATCAATATCTTTTTAGTCCATTTGATGATTGCTCAAGATGGTTTGCCAGTTGGAATATTTGTTGTAATTGCAAATGCATTTTTAGCGTATTATAATCGTTCCGCTTACAAACCATTGTTTGTTCCTGTTCACAAAGTATAA
- a CDS encoding integrase core domain-containing protein codes for MPWKETKVIEERIKFIAAVKSGEWCFADLCRDFNISRKTGYKYLKNYESEGIDGLKDKSRKRITQSNETPEKIVRLIVDLREEHPSWGPKKLRPILKARFHRLKHIPSETTIGNILRKKGLIKPKKKRPRVPQSLFPFSDVASPNDVWCVDFKGHFTVGNGHRCDPLTITDAHSRYLLACEILNKTNVEQTKAVFERVFKEYGLPVAIKSDNGAPFASKAIGGLTSLSVWWLKLGIRPERIQPGKPSQNGRHERMHRTLKEETALPPRSSLEAQQISFDNFRYEFNHVRPHEALGFLTPAKEYKRSIREFPKRILEVAYPTHIVTDKVHESGFAQYGPHRVFFGNPFIGEVVGFEEISDRHCRLYFANAILGILDLYTSKVLKYQKLLYRIDESKCNPCE; via the coding sequence ATGCCTTGGAAGGAAACCAAAGTGATAGAAGAAAGAATCAAGTTTATAGCAGCTGTTAAAAGTGGCGAATGGTGTTTTGCTGATCTTTGCCGGGACTTCAACATCTCAAGAAAAACTGGATATAAGTATCTAAAGAACTACGAGTCGGAAGGAATCGATGGACTCAAAGATAAATCCAGAAAACGAATCACCCAATCCAATGAAACTCCAGAAAAAATTGTTCGATTGATTGTAGATTTACGAGAAGAACATCCATCTTGGGGACCCAAGAAACTTCGACCCATATTAAAAGCTCGATTCCACAGACTAAAACACATTCCCAGTGAAACAACAATTGGTAATATTCTTAGGAAAAAAGGACTTATTAAACCAAAGAAGAAACGACCGAGAGTTCCGCAATCTCTCTTTCCATTTTCTGATGTTGCTTCTCCTAATGATGTCTGGTGTGTCGACTTTAAAGGGCATTTTACTGTAGGAAACGGGCATCGTTGTGATCCATTGACGATAACCGATGCACATAGTCGTTATCTACTTGCCTGCGAAATCTTAAACAAAACGAATGTAGAGCAAACAAAAGCCGTCTTTGAAAGGGTTTTTAAAGAATATGGACTTCCAGTTGCTATAAAGTCGGACAATGGTGCACCATTTGCAAGTAAGGCGATTGGTGGCCTCACAAGTCTTTCTGTTTGGTGGTTGAAACTAGGGATTCGACCGGAACGGATCCAACCTGGGAAACCATCTCAGAATGGACGTCATGAAAGAATGCACCGAACTCTAAAAGAAGAAACTGCTTTGCCACCAAGGTCAAGCCTTGAAGCTCAACAGATTTCCTTTGATAACTTTCGATATGAGTTCAATCATGTTCGACCTCATGAAGCATTGGGATTTCTAACTCCAGCTAAAGAATACAAAAGGTCCATTCGCGAGTTTCCAAAAAGGATCTTAGAGGTTGCATATCCAACTCATATCGTTACTGATAAAGTTCACGAAAGTGGTTTTGCGCAGTACGGGCCCCATCGAGTCTTCTTTGGAAATCCCTTTATTGGAGAGGTAGTTGGCTTTGAAGAGATCTCAGACAGACATTGTCGCCTTTATTTTGCGAACGCAATTCTTGGAATTTTAGATTTGTATACGAGTAAAGTGTTGAAATACCAGAAGCTTTTGTATAGAATTGACGAATCAAAGTGTAACCCATGTGAGTGA
- a CDS encoding SRPBCC domain-containing protein — MSSTELITEISENQVIYRKSFDVSNELLFEVWSSPDHLKEWWGPDGFTLTVISFDFRNGGIFEFVMHGPDGHDYKNKIQFLKIEKPRLISYKHIGNGDGDEDVNFLSEIVFEPTNQGNSTNLTMVQVFSSKDELERVNQKYGAIEGGKQHVGNLAKYLETFTKAV, encoded by the coding sequence ATGAGCTCAACCGAATTGATTACAGAAATTTCAGAAAACCAAGTGATCTATCGAAAGTCCTTTGATGTTTCAAACGAATTATTATTTGAAGTTTGGTCTAGTCCTGATCACTTAAAAGAATGGTGGGGACCAGATGGTTTTACTTTGACCGTTATCTCTTTTGATTTTAGAAATGGTGGAATCTTTGAATTTGTGATGCATGGTCCAGATGGTCATGATTATAAAAATAAAATCCAATTCTTAAAAATTGAAAAACCTCGTTTGATCTCTTACAAACACATAGGCAATGGAGATGGCGACGAAGATGTCAATTTTTTGTCTGAAATTGTATTTGAACCTACGAACCAAGGAAACAGTACAAACCTTACGATGGTACAAGTGTTTTCCTCAAAAGATGAACTAGAACGAGTGAACCAAAAATATGGAGCCATTGAAGGTGGAAAACAACATGTTGGAAATCTGGCAAAGTATTTGGAAACCTTCACAAAAGCTGTTTGA
- a CDS encoding ArsR/SmtB family transcription factor → MNSFLALGDDTRREIILLVAKNGEMTSTAISKHFSISAPAISQHLQLLRELQLLNVKKEAQKRIYSVNLDGFSEMEELILKVREDWSKRLNRLERYALKLKKGKTI, encoded by the coding sequence ATGAATAGTTTTTTAGCCCTGGGTGATGATACGAGACGTGAAATCATACTCCTTGTCGCAAAGAATGGTGAGATGACTTCCACTGCTATTTCGAAACATTTCTCCATCAGTGCTCCTGCTATCTCCCAACACTTACAGTTATTAAGAGAATTACAATTATTGAATGTAAAAAAAGAAGCTCAAAAAAGAATCTATTCTGTAAATTTGGATGGTTTCTCTGAAATGGAAGAGTTGATTTTAAAAGTGAGAGAAGATTGGAGTAAACGATTGAACCGCTTAGAACGTTATGCATTAAAACTGAAAAAAGGAAAAACAATATGA
- a CDS encoding flavin-containing monooxygenase, whose translation MANQTIRDPKVVIIGAGMTGILLAIEFNRIGVKDITILEKKHDLGGTWRENTYPGVACDIPAHMYTYSFAPNPEWSHRFAHGDEIQSYFKRVSDEYKITPQIHFNEAVTEASYQNGKWTTKTSKGNTYVSDFLISATGILHHPAKPNIPGLESFKGNCFHTAEWDHSVNLEGKRIGIIGTGSTAAQVIPEMIKIGKKVSVFQRTPQWIVKVPDTTYTEKDKIKWRKEPNILKRFHKWYTFAVEQTFSKAVIGKKIPHLLMSFLCKRNLRTSIKDPVLRKKLTPNYRVGCKRVIVNSTFYDAIQKPNADLVTEGIEKITEKGVITKDGKLHELDVLILATGFHPFNFMRPMNLTGENGISIESVWKKKVQAYRSLFIPHFPNFVLMLGPNTPIGNFSVIAMSEVQTKYIIKIIEDWRKGKFNAIDAKEEALQRFAAYLKKGMVGTVWLGGCQSWYLDPDGDPAMWPYTWSRWEKEMKSPDYKDFNLTTT comes from the coding sequence ATGGCCAATCAAACAATCAGGGATCCAAAAGTTGTCATCATAGGCGCTGGAATGACAGGAATCCTACTCGCAATTGAATTCAATCGAATCGGAGTGAAAGACATTACTATTTTAGAAAAAAAACATGATTTAGGGGGAACTTGGAGGGAAAACACATACCCAGGTGTGGCTTGTGATATTCCTGCGCACATGTATACATATAGTTTTGCACCCAATCCTGAATGGAGCCACAGGTTTGCCCATGGAGATGAAATCCAATCCTATTTCAAACGTGTGAGTGATGAATACAAAATCACACCTCAAATTCATTTTAACGAAGCAGTCACAGAAGCATCTTACCAAAACGGAAAGTGGACTACAAAAACCTCAAAAGGAAATACATATGTTTCCGATTTCCTCATCTCAGCCACTGGTATCTTACACCACCCTGCAAAACCTAACATCCCCGGACTCGAAAGTTTTAAGGGAAACTGTTTTCATACAGCAGAATGGGATCATTCTGTAAATTTAGAAGGAAAACGGATTGGGATCATTGGAACTGGATCCACTGCAGCGCAGGTCATTCCTGAGATGATCAAAATTGGGAAAAAAGTTTCGGTTTTCCAAAGGACACCACAGTGGATCGTCAAAGTTCCTGATACAACCTACACAGAAAAAGACAAAATAAAATGGAGAAAGGAACCTAACATTCTCAAACGGTTTCATAAATGGTATACATTTGCTGTGGAACAAACTTTTTCCAAAGCTGTGATTGGTAAAAAAATCCCACATTTGCTCATGAGTTTTTTGTGTAAAAGGAATTTACGAACTTCCATTAAAGATCCTGTTCTTAGAAAAAAACTAACTCCAAATTATCGAGTTGGTTGCAAACGTGTGATCGTAAATTCCACATTTTATGATGCCATCCAAAAACCAAATGCTGATTTGGTGACAGAGGGGATTGAAAAAATCACAGAAAAAGGTGTCATCACAAAGGATGGTAAATTACATGAATTGGATGTACTCATCTTGGCAACGGGATTCCATCCATTTAATTTTATGCGCCCGATGAACCTAACGGGAGAAAATGGAATTTCAATTGAATCTGTTTGGAAAAAGAAAGTACAAGCTTACCGTTCCCTATTTATACCTCACTTCCCTAATTTTGTTTTGATGTTAGGACCAAACACTCCAATTGGAAATTTTTCTGTCATCGCCATGAGTGAAGTCCAAACTAAGTATATCATCAAAATCATCGAAGATTGGAGAAAAGGAAAATTTAATGCCATTGATGCAAAGGAAGAAGCCTTACAACGTTTTGCTGCTTATCTCAAAAAAGGGATGGTTGGCACAGTATGGCTCGGTGGTTGCCAAAGTTGGTATTTAGATCCAGATGGAGATCCTGCGATGTGGCCTTATACATGGAGTCGTTGGGAAAAAGAAATGAAATCTCCCGATTATAAAGATTTTAACCTAACCACTACTTAA
- a CDS encoding LBF_2127 family putative lipoprotein: MRNYFVSLLFLLIFVSCQVDIRQVPPSKQDSVSSIAKYPNQLYIGKFDIITHDRMRFVNSWRTVFIDHLKSARIFQKVSIPDLNSKITSEDYTIDVTITPLYSNTYNYWWTWPAIYPLTFYWPVQIRDHFYKVQLDYNLYQGSKLIAKNTITEEAETTIEIYGFFRTANVEKMIETTNLMVMEKSFRYLEGNLQAIQN; the protein is encoded by the coding sequence ATGCGTAATTACTTCGTTAGTCTATTATTTTTACTCATCTTTGTTTCTTGCCAAGTTGATATCAGACAAGTCCCACCTTCCAAACAAGATTCAGTTTCATCTATTGCAAAATACCCAAACCAATTATATATCGGTAAATTTGATATAATTACGCATGATCGAATGCGATTTGTGAATAGTTGGAGAACCGTTTTTATCGACCATTTAAAATCGGCTCGGATATTTCAAAAAGTATCAATTCCCGATCTGAACTCAAAAATCACTTCCGAAGATTATACGATTGATGTGACAATCACGCCTCTGTATTCCAATACGTACAATTATTGGTGGACTTGGCCTGCCATTTACCCATTAACCTTTTATTGGCCAGTGCAAATTCGGGATCATTTTTATAAGGTTCAATTGGATTACAACCTTTATCAGGGATCAAAACTCATTGCAAAAAATACAATAACAGAAGAGGCGGAAACAACCATTGAAATTTATGGATTTTTTCGTACTGCTAACGTCGAAAAAATGATCGAAACCACTAACTTAATGGTGATGGAGAAATCATTTCGTTATTTAGAGGGAAATTTACAGGCAATCCAAAATTAA